tacAATGGAAACTGTCTTTCGCTATTGAATTCTACCTTAGTTTAATGAGTCAAAATTAATGCGATGCCTCTCAAACTTTCGTGACCTTCTATGGTAGATCTTGTACTTGGCATTCTAAACTGCGGCTCAACCGTTCCTTGCTGGCTCTGCAGATCATGCAATAGCCCTTGTGCTAATCTAGATCACCTTATCCAGTTGCCATACTAAACCCGTTTACTGCCTCCGATGCTCACGAGACTTTGGGTCTTGTGACCAAGACGAAGGAGAGTCTGCGAATCACTTCACAGACGCAACATTCTACGGTGGAAAGCAATCTTAAGAAGATTATCCGAATGGAGGatagaattaaaataaatgTCATAATTCGTTAATGTTGTAGGTTTTCCAATAAATACTCCAATCCCAAACTTGTCTAGATCCTTGAAACATAATATCCCAGAGTATACACCTCATTTCATATGTATTCCCAGTCTTGCGATATATCCTGTGAAAATACGGTTGCCCTCATAAGCCATCAAGGCCGTATCCTTTTCGTTCAATCATCCGCCTTGGGAATCGATGACATGTCGTTTAAGTCAGAGTAGCAAACATGGCCCGCATGAGCTTAGGAGGTGGTCCTGTGCAGCCGAGTCAGCCACACGTTCTCAAAAGACGCGAATAACATAAAAGGCGCACCTTTAACGGTACTTAGGTACGCTAATGGACATCCTACctttcttgtccttctcaatACGAGGAGGTTTGCGGTGTTCAACCACCTTCTCCAATCTCTCCTCTCGGATAACAAGCTGTCCATCGGGCAAGCGCTCTGCGCGGACAATCTCGCCGCTGGTGGAACGGCCTCGAGGTCGGTGAGCCAGCTCACGTTCCagagccttgatctcctttCGGATCTCACGACCACTTCGGGATCGAGAGCGAGATCGGACGACGAGCTCCTCGGcggggtgatgatgatggtggtaaGAGTCCCAGCTGGAGGAagtggtggttgtggtgaATCGAGATGGCGAAACGTCTCGGATGACAGTCTCCTCAGCATATTCGAAGGGTCCTGGTTGCGGGGGAGGCGGAGGGCCAGGCTGGTAGAAAACAGGAGGTGGTCCAGGCTGAGCCATGGGGGGGAGGTATCATTTGGACCGGCGGTGGTGGCATTGGAGTTTGTTGAGGGGGAGGCATCATCTGAgcgggtggaggaggagctggagtTGCGACTggaacagcagcaggaggTGCTTGGGCTGGAGGACCTTGAACTGGGGGAGCGGGAGGAGGGGGAGTCTTGGCTGGCGGTGGCTCCGGAGTTGGCTCTCTGACCTTCTCCTTGGGCGGAGGCGCAGGCAAAGCAGCAGTAGGCGCCTTTGGTTCTCGAGAGGCGGCAATTTCAGCTTCGACTGCGTAGTGTTAGTAGCGTATCAATTTTTCAGACTGCCAACTTACCCTTCTTGTAATCCTCGctgaccttgagaagctcgtcGATGTTATCTTGGCCGAGAGCCTTTTGCACAATGATTGTGTTGCCCTAAATCTTGTTAGAGACAATCATTCACTATCAGATTAGTTACGAACCTCTTCGAAGAATGGATAACCGAGATCAATAAGAGCTCGCTTAGAAACAAGCTTAGCAGGAATGCgagtcttgcccttcttaGGATACTCGCTCTTCACTGTAGTGCCACCGCTGCTGCTAGAGGAGCggcttgaggatgaagaatacGAGCTGCTTCGAACAGAGCGAGTTCGAGTTGACCGAGATTCTCGGCTGCGTCCACGACGGTTGCGAGATCGAATGTATTCTCGCTCACGAACACGCTCAGGCATGGATCGGTAATCATCGTCGCCATAATAGTCGGGCTCGGCAATCTTGATGTCGTCATAGTACTCATCGCCGTATCTACGAGGTGGAGGCAGTCCTCGGCTCTTGGGAAGAGGAATAGGTGTGTAAGGAGGAGCACGGTAGTCATCTCGAGGATCTCGGTGATCTCGAGGACGGATATCCTCACGGCGAGCAGGAGGCGGGTACTCCTCGCGATCCTGGAAGATACGTGGTCGGCGGTCAAAGGTGTCAAGCGATGACTGTCGACGGAGGAAACCTGGTCGGCGAGGTGGAGATTCACGGCGAGGAAAGTCTCGCTCTCGTTCTCTCTCTAGAACATCTGTGCGGCGAGCCCAGGGAGGTGGCATATCTCGCTCTCTTTCTCGCTGAGGCTGGTAGCGATCATCGCCGTAGTAGCGACGGTCACggatgtcttcttcttcgtagTAACCGCGGCCAGGTCGACGGTCATATCGCTCATCTGAGTGGTCGCGGCCTCGTGTGCTGCGTGTATAAGAGCGATCGTCATCGAAGCGATCTCTGTTTTGTTCGCCGCGCATTCGCTCAAAGCGATCGCGGTCCCAGCGTTCGGCCATTATAGCTGTGTGTAGCGTGGTGTTGCGTGATTGCGGCTGCTTAGGCAGACCCGAACGTATAGAGGCTAGTCCTCTGGTGTTAGTGGTATAGCTGAGCGCCTTCTAGCGAAAGGGTATCAAGTGCAGGTTAAAGGTGCAAAAACGTTGATGGGAGAAggatggaggagagaaagggaaagaagagacGATGTATTGGAGGGTGGAGGGTGGGCGGGATACTTGATGAGTCGAgagggagggaagaagaccaaggatTAGTGGTCGGAGCATTCAACTGGATTGGATGGACCAAGATGGAGaggatggatgatggagggTGAGAAGAGGCCGATGACGTTGACAGACTGATCCAAGACCCCGCTTGTCGAGACATTCCAGGGCGGAACTGTCCAAGTGGATCCCTCTACTCTCAGTGGCTTGTGACTCTGTCTTAGCGACAATTACAGGGGGCTGAGCGGTACAATTGCATGAGGGGAGAGCCCTGGAGCTCTACACTGTCCAGCTGATGACGACtggtgatgatatcgagTTAAACAGTGAGACCGGACAGCACATGATTTACATCAGACAAACAAATCAAGGGCCCTTGAAACCCCCGAAGAACCAATGCACGAGATCGGGAGAGAAACGTTACGTGCGTAAATGAACACAAACATAAGCTCACACAAAGAACCACCACCCACTGTATCCGTAACTTGACGCCAACTCGCTTCGATAGTGGTCTCGACGCCCAAGCACAAACCAAGTGGGCCGGCATAGCCAAAAGCCGGATTATGGCACATGAAATGCAGGGACCGGGATTAGTTGAGGCTGTGGGAAAATTGTTAACAGTCAGATAATTCTCGATAACTGACCAAATCTGTAGAACCATATGTGAATTCCCATATACGACAAGGAAACAGAAACAGTGCATGTATGTCAAGTCTTGGTGTTTTACTACCAAGGGAATGATCATCCAACATGGGCCGATCCGAGTGTGCACTTCTAAAAATGGCATCTTTATCAGGTTAACCTAcccttctccatcttgacgttaacaaaagagagaaaagacgCCCACCGGGAACAAAGTTTCTCAAGCCTGCAGGGTCTTCCCCTGAAGGGGACCTAAACGATGGAGGGGAGAGCCTCAAAGGGCGGGCTTCGTTCTCATTCTCGTCTTTACCGAGACCAAACGGCACAAGCCGTGTTCTGTTTTCTTTTATCATTCAAATTTCATGGTAGCCCAAAGCTCGCCGCTCGGGCTCTGCTGCGTTGCATTTGGGTTCTTGGCCCGGCAGATGGAATTTCCAATGGGTAACTGCAGAATCGAGGTCTGTGCAACTTGTCCATCGAAATGACATATTCTTACCGAATCTCTTTTTGGGAAATAACAAACTTGCTACAGGGCCGTGTCAGCTTGAGTGGTCTCCTTGAGGCCCATCCTTGACTGAAGCTGTCGTGCAACCAAGGACCTCGAGTCGCAGGGAGATTCTCCTGTACGATGACGTCGAGAAACCAAGA
The window above is part of the Fusarium musae strain F31 chromosome 6, whole genome shotgun sequence genome. Proteins encoded here:
- a CDS encoding hypothetical protein (EggNog:ENOG41), producing the protein MAERWDRDRFERMRGEQNRDRFDDDRSYTRSTRGRDHSDERYDRRPGRGYYEEEDIRDRRYYGDDRYQPQRERERDMPPPWARRTDVLERERERDFPRRESPPRRPGFLRRQSSLDTFDRRPRIFQDREEYPPPARREDIRPRDHRDPRDDYRAPPYTPIPLPKSRGLPPPRRYGDEYYDDIKIAEPDYYGDDDYRSMPERVREREYIRSRNRRGRSRESRSTRTRSVRSSSYSSSSSRSSSSSGGTTVKSEYPKKGKTRIPAKLVSKRALIDLGYPFFEEGNTIIVQKALGQDNIDELLKVSEDYKKVEAEIAASREPKAPTAALPAPPPKEKVREPTPEPPPAKTPPPPAPPVQGPPAQAPPAAVPVATPAPPPPAQMMPPPQQTPMPPPPPGPPPVFYQPGPPPPPQPGPFEYAEETVIRDVSPSRFTTTTTSSSWDSYHHHHHPAEELVVRSRSRSRSGREIRKEIKALERELAHRPRGRSTSGEIVRAERLPDGQLVIREERLEKVVEHRKPPRIEKDKKGRMSISVPKYR